In Bradyrhizobium guangxiense, the following are encoded in one genomic region:
- a CDS encoding response regulator, which translates to MGQSTPFRATALIVEDDAMQREMLCVLLEESGYQVIQCESAEAAERVLDKSAGALSLMLTDVQLAGRMNGVELAHVAKERNPRLDVVVTSGRPLRQPLPAGAKFWAKPWAPLDVLREAEIAQLS; encoded by the coding sequence ATGGGACAATCAACACCATTTCGTGCGACAGCGCTGATTGTTGAAGACGACGCCATGCAGCGGGAGATGTTGTGTGTTCTGCTGGAGGAGAGCGGCTACCAGGTCATCCAGTGTGAAAGCGCCGAGGCCGCTGAGCGCGTCCTCGACAAGAGCGCCGGCGCGCTCTCTCTGATGCTGACCGACGTCCAGCTGGCCGGCCGCATGAACGGGGTCGAGCTCGCTCATGTCGCCAAGGAGCGCAATCCCCGGCTCGACGTCGTCGTCACCTCCGGCCGCCCCTTGCGGCAGCCACTGCCCGCGGGCGCAAAATTCTGGGCAAAGCCGTGGGCGCCGCTCGACGTGCTGCGCGAGGCCGAGATCGCGCAGCTGTCCTGA
- a CDS encoding LysE family translocator: MTWSFLLTSLIVVASPGTGVLYTLAAALTRGSRASLAAAFGCTLGIVPHMVAAMLGLAAVLHTSALAFAALKWGGVAYLLYMSWQALRESGALSVEGNIRERSSGRVIVTGFLINILNPKLSIFFLAFLPQFIAADEAHVLARMLELSGAFMAMTFAVFVVYGLCAASVRERVISRPRVMAWLRRSFAAGFAALGAKLAFAER, from the coding sequence ATGACCTGGTCCTTCCTGCTCACCTCCCTGATCGTCGTCGCCTCGCCCGGTACCGGCGTGCTCTACACGCTGGCCGCGGCGCTGACGCGCGGCTCGCGCGCCAGCCTCGCCGCCGCGTTCGGCTGCACGCTCGGGATCGTGCCGCACATGGTGGCGGCAATGCTCGGGCTCGCTGCCGTGCTCCACACCAGCGCGCTCGCCTTCGCCGCGCTGAAATGGGGCGGCGTCGCCTATCTGCTCTACATGTCCTGGCAGGCGCTGCGCGAGAGCGGGGCGCTTTCGGTCGAGGGCAACATCCGCGAGCGTTCGAGCGGCCGCGTCATCGTCACCGGCTTTCTGATCAACATCCTCAATCCAAAGCTGTCGATCTTCTTCCTCGCCTTCCTGCCGCAATTCATCGCCGCGGACGAGGCCCATGTGCTGGCGCGCATGCTGGAATTGAGCGGCGCCTTCATGGCGATGACCTTTGCGGTGTTCGTCGTCTACGGCCTGTGCGCCGCCTCGGTGCGCGAGCGCGTCATCTCCCGCCCGCGCGTCATGGCCTGGCTGCGCCGCAGCTTCGCGGCGGGCTTCGCCGCCCTCGGCGCCAAGCTGGCGTTTGCGGAGAGATAG
- a CDS encoding GGDEF domain-containing protein — translation MLSVPTLWTVIVINFLALGLIWAYVARAYPKFEAARYWTAAAVLAAAGAAISMLRDVMDPRFPLIGGGGLMIFSSWLACMGVTRFYHRPVSWPAAIANSLLSSVGLAFFLVVIDNMPMRIVIYSLAQSTPILLTLPLLLGQQNGRENPGARLAAIVGLMLLSIHVVRSGAALLGYGGAITAINFNGLQSLMILLLVFLAMAWNFACLLMAIERLRNEVADLALLDDLTGVANRRHLLQRLTEECARSERSNAPFSLLVIDLDGFKTINDTHGHAAGDACLKHFTLMAQTRLRPGDMLARTGGDEFCVVLPSSSLREAATIARRVLEVCRQDAAGCSGDDIPIAISIGVAQWDRDIGEFPDRLMANADHALYAAKKNGKNDFAVYDPVPPLSPEPIGPDQSQRTFA, via the coding sequence ATGCTGAGCGTGCCGACACTCTGGACCGTCATCGTCATCAACTTCCTGGCGCTGGGCCTGATCTGGGCCTATGTGGCGCGCGCCTATCCCAAATTTGAGGCGGCGCGGTACTGGACGGCGGCAGCGGTGTTGGCTGCAGCGGGCGCCGCGATCTCGATGCTGCGCGACGTCATGGATCCGCGCTTTCCGCTGATCGGCGGCGGTGGCCTGATGATCTTTTCGTCCTGGCTTGCCTGCATGGGGGTGACTCGGTTCTATCACCGCCCGGTGTCCTGGCCGGCGGCGATCGCCAACTCGCTGCTCTCCAGCGTCGGCCTCGCCTTCTTCCTGGTCGTCATCGACAACATGCCGATGCGGATTGTGATCTATTCGCTGGCCCAATCGACGCCGATCCTGCTGACGCTGCCGCTGCTGCTCGGCCAGCAGAACGGGCGGGAAAATCCCGGCGCGCGGCTCGCTGCGATCGTGGGATTGATGCTGCTGTCCATTCACGTGGTCCGCTCCGGCGCGGCGCTGCTCGGCTATGGCGGCGCCATCACCGCGATCAACTTCAACGGTCTGCAGTCCTTGATGATCCTGCTCCTGGTGTTCCTGGCCATGGCTTGGAATTTCGCCTGCCTGTTGATGGCGATCGAGCGGCTGCGCAACGAGGTGGCTGACCTTGCACTGCTCGACGATCTCACCGGTGTTGCCAACCGGCGGCACCTGCTGCAGCGCCTGACCGAGGAATGCGCCCGCTCCGAACGCAGCAACGCACCGTTCTCGCTGCTGGTCATCGATCTCGACGGTTTCAAGACCATCAACGACACCCACGGCCATGCTGCCGGCGATGCCTGCCTGAAGCACTTCACCCTGATGGCGCAGACGCGCCTGCGGCCCGGCGACATGCTCGCCCGCACCGGCGGCGACGAGTTCTGCGTCGTGCTGCCGTCCTCGTCCCTGCGCGAAGCCGCCACCATCGCGCGCCGCGTGCTCGAGGTCTGCCGTCAGGATGCTGCCGGCTGCAGCGGCGACGACATTCCGATCGCGATTTCGATTGGGGTCGCGCAGTGGGATCGCGACATCGGGGAATTCCCGGACCGCCTGATGGCCAATGCCGACCACGCGCTCTATGCCGCCAAGAAGAACGGCAAGAACGACTTTGCCGTCTACGATCCGGTGCCGCCGCTCTCGCCTGAGCCGATCGGTCCGGACCAGAGCCAGCGCACATTCGCCTAG
- a CDS encoding peptidoglycan recognition protein family protein, producing MMIARRLAAALAALFLIAPAAAEDAALAKLARASGTPEIPGLRIVWLAPWGDLANARPWRNIIVHQTEGPAGSARGGAQAQAKTPTRRGVTVWVETDGTVYWAVAENLVPTHGDGANRNDNKYIDNSATHRQVVRDNSIGVEFAGNFPDVTTGPTDAQVAAWRILVKVLRARYDIPLDHVYAHNWIDYKDARYCEGCWLATLARMWGE from the coding sequence ATGATGATTGCCCGCCGGCTCGCGGCCGCCCTGGCCGCGCTCTTTCTGATCGCCCCCGCCGCCGCCGAGGATGCCGCGCTCGCAAAGCTCGCACGTGCCTCCGGCACGCCCGAGATCCCGGGCCTCAGGATCGTCTGGCTGGCGCCATGGGGCGACCTCGCCAACGCGAGACCCTGGCGCAACATCATCGTGCATCAGACCGAAGGGCCTGCGGGCTCCGCCCGCGGCGGCGCGCAAGCGCAGGCCAAGACCCCGACGCGGCGCGGCGTCACGGTCTGGGTCGAGACCGACGGCACGGTCTATTGGGCGGTCGCCGAAAACCTGGTGCCGACCCATGGCGACGGCGCCAACCGCAACGACAACAAGTACATCGACAACAGCGCGACCCACCGCCAGGTCGTGCGCGACAATTCGATCGGCGTCGAGTTCGCCGGCAATTTTCCGGATGTCACGACCGGACCGACCGACGCGCAGGTCGCGGCGTGGAGGATCCTCGTCAAGGTGCTGCGCGCGCGCTACGACATCCCGCTCGATCACGTCTATGCGCACAACTGGATCGACTACAAGGACGCGCGTTATTGCGAAGGCTGCTGGCTCGCGACTCTGGCGCGGATGTGGGGGGAGTAG
- the rpoH gene encoding RNA polymerase sigma factor RpoH gives MARTAALPVLNGESGLSRYLAEIRKFPMLEPQQEYMLAKRWREHDDRDAAHQLVTSHLRLVAKIAMGYRGYGLPISEGVSEGNVGLMQAVKRFEPEKGFRLATYAMWWIKASIQEYILRSWSLVKMGTTANQKKLFFNLRKAKSKINALDEGDLRPDQVQMIAKRLGVTDQDVIDMNRRLGGDASLNAPIRDDGEAGEWQDWLGDNTPNQEAMMAEHEEYDHRRDALNGAMGVLNPRERRIFEARRLADEPMTLEDLAAEFGVSRERVRQIEVRAFEKVQTAVKGTIAKAEQAALEAAH, from the coding sequence ATGGCCCGTACCGCTGCTTTGCCGGTCCTCAATGGAGAATCCGGCCTTTCTCGCTACCTCGCCGAGATTCGCAAGTTCCCGATGCTGGAACCCCAGCAGGAATACATGCTCGCCAAGCGTTGGCGCGAGCATGACGATCGCGACGCGGCGCACCAACTCGTCACCAGCCATCTCCGACTCGTGGCCAAGATCGCCATGGGCTATCGCGGCTACGGCTTGCCGATCTCCGAGGGCGTCTCGGAAGGCAATGTCGGCCTGATGCAGGCGGTGAAACGGTTCGAGCCCGAAAAGGGCTTCCGTCTCGCCACCTACGCGATGTGGTGGATCAAGGCGTCGATTCAAGAGTACATCCTGCGTTCCTGGTCGCTCGTGAAGATGGGCACCACCGCGAACCAGAAGAAGCTGTTCTTCAACCTGCGCAAGGCGAAGAGCAAGATCAATGCGCTGGACGAAGGCGATCTCCGCCCCGACCAGGTGCAGATGATCGCCAAGCGCCTCGGCGTCACCGATCAGGACGTGATCGACATGAACCGCCGCCTCGGCGGCGATGCGTCGCTCAACGCACCGATCCGCGACGACGGCGAAGCCGGCGAATGGCAGGACTGGCTGGGCGACAATACGCCCAACCAGGAAGCCATGATGGCGGAGCACGAGGAATATGATCACCGCCGTGACGCCCTGAACGGCGCCATGGGCGTGCTCAACCCGCGCGAACGCCGCATCTTCGAGGCGCGCCGCCTCGCCGATGAGCCGATGACGCTGGAAGATCTCGCGGCCGAGTTCGGCGTGTCGCGCGAGCGCGTCCGCCAGATCGAGGTCCGCGCCTTCGAGAAGGTGCAGACCGCGGTCAAGGGCACGATCGCAAAGGCCGAACAGGCCGCGCTGGAAGCCGCGCACTAA
- a CDS encoding RluA family pseudouridine synthase, whose protein sequence is MESLGSAQRLEVVVAGDEGSARLDRVLAARLPELSRSRLKALILAGAVHLKAAAVRDPAYHVASGDTIIIDVPEAAPPEPKGEDIALDIVFEDDDIVVLNKPKGLVVHPAAGHETGTLVNALIAHCGTSLSGIGGGRRPGIVHRLGKDTTGLMVVAKNDLAHASLTAQFADHGRTGEMRRGYMAFAWGVPGRHRGTVDAPIDRHPHAREKMAVRQGGREAVTHWEILESFAGRDGKPVAALLACELETGRTHQIRVHLAHIGHPLMGDAIYGPHFKTKANQLGPESQRALASLGRQALHAYLLVLEHPRTGELLHWEAPLPEDLLLLQRTLKAAL, encoded by the coding sequence ATGGAAAGCCTGGGTTCAGCGCAAAGGTTGGAGGTCGTGGTTGCCGGCGACGAGGGCTCTGCCCGGCTCGACCGCGTGCTGGCGGCGCGCCTGCCGGAGCTGTCGCGATCGAGGCTGAAAGCCCTGATCCTGGCGGGCGCAGTGCACCTAAAGGCCGCCGCGGTCCGCGACCCCGCTTATCACGTCGCATCCGGCGATACGATCATTATCGACGTGCCGGAGGCGGCTCCGCCGGAGCCGAAGGGGGAGGATATCGCCCTCGACATCGTGTTCGAGGACGACGACATCGTCGTCCTCAACAAGCCGAAGGGGCTGGTGGTGCATCCGGCCGCCGGCCACGAGACCGGCACGCTGGTGAATGCACTGATCGCCCATTGCGGCACCTCGCTCTCCGGCATCGGCGGGGGGCGCCGGCCCGGCATCGTGCACCGGCTGGGCAAGGACACGACCGGGCTGATGGTGGTCGCCAAGAACGACCTCGCCCATGCCTCGCTGACCGCCCAATTCGCCGATCATGGCCGCACTGGCGAGATGCGGCGCGGCTACATGGCCTTTGCCTGGGGCGTGCCGGGCCGCCATCGCGGCACCGTCGATGCGCCGATCGACCGCCATCCGCATGCGCGCGAGAAGATGGCGGTGCGCCAGGGCGGCCGCGAAGCGGTCACCCATTGGGAAATCCTGGAGAGCTTTGCCGGGCGCGACGGCAAGCCGGTCGCGGCCCTGCTCGCCTGCGAGCTCGAGACCGGGCGCACCCACCAGATCCGCGTCCACCTCGCCCATATCGGCCATCCCCTGATGGGCGATGCGATCTATGGCCCGCACTTCAAGACCAAGGCGAACCAGCTCGGCCCTGAGTCGCAGCGCGCCCTCGCCTCCCTTGGACGGCAGGCCCTACATGCTTACCTGCTGGTATTGGAGCACCCGAGGACAGGAGAATTACTCCACTGGGAGGCGCCCCTGCCGGAGGATTTGCTTCTTCTCCAGCGCACCCTGAAAGCGGCGCTATGA
- a CDS encoding MBOAT family O-acyltransferase, whose amino-acid sequence MLFNSATFLFAFLPVSLIGFYVIGRKSPSLALLFLAAASLLFYAQTNPKHLYVMLPSILFNYVVGSALARKPQRGSFPRYQLLVLGVTANLLCLFAFKYLDLFIDTINATHLIELKERKIELPLGISFFTFTQIAFLADAYARKAKETRLLDYTLFVTYFPHLIAGPILHHSEMMPQFAASTYRVKMENIAVGLTVFLIGLFKKVVLADTVAPHVHRIFDAAGQGTALTFLEGWSGALFYSLQIYFDFSGYSDMAIGLSLLFGVRLPLNFNSPYKAVNIIEFWRRWHMTLSRFLRDYLYIPLGGNRCGAARRMANLMVVMLLGGLWHGASWTFAIWGGLHGAYLLVNHAWQLLGLKFPLSDRAAAVLGCALTFLVVTVAWVFFRSPDIGSALTMLTAMLDINSVDRTSPNLPSIELSAFAAALLAIAWFAPNTQEIMADYHPALGRPDAARTPAIVWRPSPAYALVLASMAIASFTMIVYVKRVGDFIYFQF is encoded by the coding sequence GTGCTGTTTAATTCGGCCACCTTCCTATTTGCATTCCTGCCCGTCTCCCTGATCGGGTTTTATGTCATCGGGCGAAAGTCGCCCTCGCTGGCACTTCTCTTTCTCGCGGCCGCATCGCTGCTCTTCTATGCGCAGACCAATCCGAAGCACCTCTACGTCATGCTGCCCTCGATCCTCTTCAACTACGTCGTTGGATCGGCGCTCGCACGAAAGCCGCAGCGTGGGTCTTTCCCCCGATATCAGCTACTCGTGCTTGGCGTCACAGCGAACCTTCTCTGTCTCTTCGCCTTCAAATACCTCGATCTGTTCATCGACACTATCAACGCCACCCACCTGATCGAGCTGAAGGAAAGAAAGATCGAGCTTCCGCTGGGAATCTCGTTCTTCACGTTCACTCAGATCGCGTTCCTAGCCGACGCATACGCGCGGAAAGCGAAGGAGACGAGGCTTCTCGATTACACGCTGTTCGTAACCTACTTCCCCCATCTCATCGCCGGCCCGATTCTACATCATAGCGAGATGATGCCGCAGTTTGCCGCGTCGACCTATCGCGTGAAGATGGAGAACATCGCCGTCGGCTTGACCGTATTCCTCATTGGACTCTTCAAGAAAGTCGTGCTCGCAGACACAGTGGCTCCTCACGTCCACAGGATTTTCGACGCTGCCGGCCAGGGCACCGCGCTGACCTTCCTCGAGGGATGGTCCGGCGCCCTTTTCTACTCACTTCAGATCTACTTCGATTTTTCTGGATACTCCGACATGGCCATCGGGCTGTCGCTGCTGTTCGGCGTGCGCCTTCCCCTCAACTTCAATTCTCCCTACAAGGCCGTCAACATTATCGAGTTCTGGCGGCGCTGGCACATGACGCTGTCGCGTTTCTTGCGCGACTATCTCTATATTCCTCTCGGGGGAAATCGCTGCGGCGCCGCGCGGCGGATGGCAAACCTCATGGTCGTAATGCTGCTCGGAGGCCTCTGGCATGGCGCCTCGTGGACCTTCGCCATATGGGGCGGCCTGCATGGCGCGTATCTGCTGGTGAACCACGCCTGGCAGCTTCTGGGGCTGAAATTTCCTTTGAGCGATAGAGCCGCGGCCGTGCTCGGCTGCGCGCTGACATTCTTGGTCGTGACGGTGGCGTGGGTCTTCTTTCGATCCCCCGACATCGGCTCCGCATTGACGATGTTGACGGCGATGCTCGACATCAACAGTGTCGACCGCACGTCTCCAAACCTGCCTTCCATCGAACTGTCGGCATTCGCCGCTGCGCTGTTGGCAATTGCCTGGTTCGCACCGAACACGCAAGAGATCATGGCGGACTATCATCCCGCGCTTGGGCGTCCTGATGCCGCTCGAACGCCGGCGATCGTGTGGAGACCAAGCCCGGCTTATGCCTTGGTGCTCGCCTCTATGGCCATCGCCTCATTCACCATGATCGTGTACGTCAAGCGCGTCGGTGACTTCATTTACTTTCAGTTTTGA
- a CDS encoding alpha/beta hydrolase: protein MIVRRLLQRNSHSVSRRAVLGGLVSAGSALALGGCAGLGATGARLDASSLSVDPTLLVVTTRKPVNGGRTKPWFGPERATSMRVAQARLVAPDESRLSLASVGLDDWRLDRVEPVSAEIGDLAAQAGGGDMLIYVHGFKQTFETAVLDGAHLSDGIKFRGRTLVFSWPSKAGLFDYAYDRDSAMWSRDNFERVLSALVSAPGAGRVHIVAHSMGTMLTLESLRQLHARYGDTVTSKIGAVVFAAPDIDMDVFSSAIQRIGPLAGKITVIASTNDRALALSGQIAGGMTRVGAAEKAAIARLGVRVVDASQEGWGIINHDLFLSNTEVQQVIRRSIDGTTA from the coding sequence GTGATCGTCCGACGTCTTCTGCAACGAAACTCGCATTCCGTTTCGCGCCGCGCGGTTCTCGGCGGGCTCGTATCGGCAGGGAGCGCCCTCGCGCTCGGCGGATGCGCCGGCCTCGGTGCGACCGGCGCGCGCCTCGACGCGTCGTCGCTCTCGGTCGACCCCACATTGCTTGTCGTCACCACGCGCAAGCCCGTGAACGGCGGCCGCACGAAACCCTGGTTCGGGCCGGAGCGTGCGACCAGCATGAGGGTGGCCCAGGCGCGGCTGGTGGCGCCGGATGAGAGCCGTCTGTCTCTCGCCTCGGTCGGCCTTGACGATTGGCGCCTTGACCGGGTCGAGCCGGTCTCAGCCGAAATTGGCGATCTCGCTGCGCAGGCCGGCGGAGGCGACATGCTGATCTACGTGCACGGCTTCAAGCAGACGTTCGAGACGGCGGTGCTGGACGGCGCCCATCTTTCCGATGGAATCAAGTTCCGCGGCCGGACCCTGGTGTTCTCCTGGCCGTCTAAGGCAGGCCTGTTCGACTATGCCTATGACCGCGACAGCGCGATGTGGTCGCGCGACAATTTCGAGCGCGTGCTCTCCGCGCTGGTGTCGGCGCCCGGGGCGGGGCGCGTGCACATCGTTGCGCACAGCATGGGGACCATGCTGACGCTGGAAAGCCTGCGTCAGCTGCATGCGCGATACGGCGACACGGTGACGAGCAAGATCGGCGCAGTGGTGTTCGCCGCGCCCGACATCGACATGGACGTGTTCTCGTCGGCGATCCAGCGTATCGGCCCGCTGGCCGGCAAGATCACCGTGATCGCCTCGACCAACGATCGCGCACTGGCGCTGTCGGGACAGATCGCAGGTGGAATGACGCGGGTCGGCGCGGCGGAGAAAGCCGCCATCGCGCGGCTCGGCGTGCGCGTGGTCGACGCCTCCCAGGAAGGCTGGGGCATCATCAATCACGACCTGTTCCTGTCGAATACGGAAGTGCAGCAGGTGATCCGCCGCTCGATCGACGGGACGACGGCATGA
- a CDS encoding amidohydrolase family protein codes for MSGLVISGGRVVDPASGMDAIGDVAVVDGRIAAVGTGLGGAERVIDATGLVVAPGFIDLHAHGQSIPADRMQAFDGVTTTLDLEAGVLPVGSWYDRQARKGRVLNYGAATNWAFARIGAMTGSNAESSLEAFGNAMRDRRWMDNVATDAEVAGILERLGRGLNEGGIGIGILNAYAPGAGVQELTAVCQLAAAKDVPTFTHVAFMSRIDPESAVEAYIRLIGYAGATGAHMHICHFNSSSKTDVERCRVLIAKAQAQGLPITVEAYPYGTGSTVLAAAFFSDPEFVERNGTGYDSVQRVTDGYRFHDREELLKAQAEEPSSLVLWHILDTENNAHHRDLLDMSVLYPGGAIASDAMPWTTSDGKTYTGDAWPLPDDATSHPRSAGCFTKFIREWVRERKTVSLLEGVRKCALIPAEILSQSTPAMRAKGRLAKDADADIVVFDYEKLSDRATFTAMNRPSEGVRHLVVSGQPLISDGVLDVTARPGKPVRRPVVES; via the coding sequence ATGAGCGGTTTGGTGATCTCTGGCGGCCGGGTGGTGGATCCCGCGAGTGGGATGGACGCCATCGGCGACGTGGCGGTGGTGGACGGCAGGATCGCCGCGGTCGGTACGGGCCTCGGCGGCGCCGAGCGGGTGATCGACGCCACCGGGCTCGTGGTCGCGCCCGGGTTCATCGATTTGCATGCGCACGGCCAGTCGATCCCGGCCGACCGCATGCAGGCGTTCGACGGCGTCACGACCACGCTCGATCTCGAGGCCGGCGTGCTGCCGGTCGGGTCCTGGTATGACCGCCAGGCCAGGAAAGGCCGCGTGCTGAATTACGGCGCCGCCACCAACTGGGCGTTTGCACGCATCGGCGCGATGACGGGCTCCAACGCCGAGAGCTCGCTGGAGGCGTTCGGCAATGCCATGCGCGACCGCCGCTGGATGGACAATGTGGCGACCGATGCGGAAGTCGCGGGCATTCTCGAACGTCTCGGCCGCGGCCTCAACGAAGGCGGCATCGGCATCGGCATCCTCAATGCTTACGCGCCGGGCGCCGGCGTGCAGGAGCTGACCGCGGTCTGCCAGCTCGCTGCGGCCAAGGACGTGCCGACCTTCACCCACGTCGCCTTCATGTCGCGGATCGACCCCGAAAGCGCGGTGGAAGCCTATATCCGCCTGATCGGCTATGCCGGCGCCACCGGTGCGCACATGCACATCTGCCATTTCAACTCGTCGAGCAAGACCGATGTCGAGCGCTGCCGCGTGCTGATCGCGAAAGCGCAAGCGCAGGGACTGCCGATCACGGTGGAAGCTTATCCTTACGGCACCGGCTCCACCGTGCTGGCCGCCGCCTTCTTCAGCGACCCCGAATTCGTCGAGCGCAACGGCACCGGATATGATTCCGTGCAGCGCGTCACCGACGGCTATCGCTTTCACGACCGCGAGGAGCTCTTGAAGGCCCAGGCCGAGGAGCCGTCCTCGCTGGTGCTATGGCATATCCTCGACACCGAGAACAACGCGCATCACCGCGACCTGCTCGACATGTCGGTGCTGTATCCCGGCGGCGCCATCGCCTCCGATGCGATGCCGTGGACGACGTCGGACGGCAAGACCTACACCGGTGATGCCTGGCCGCTGCCGGACGACGCCACCTCGCATCCGCGCTCGGCCGGCTGCTTCACGAAGTTCATCCGTGAATGGGTGCGCGAGCGCAAGACCGTGTCGCTGCTGGAAGGCGTGCGCAAATGCGCGCTGATCCCGGCGGAGATCCTGTCGCAGAGCACGCCGGCGATGCGCGCCAAGGGACGGCTCGCCAAGGACGCCGATGCCGACATCGTCGTGTTCGACTACGAAAAACTTTCCGATCGCGCCACCTTCACGGCGATGAACCGTCCGTCGGAGGGCGTCCGGCATCTCGTGGTCAGCGGCCAGCCGCTGATCAGCGACGGCGTGCTCGATGTGACGGCGCGGCCGGGCAAGCCGGTGCGCCGTCCCGTCGTCGAGAGCTGA